The following coding sequences are from one uncultured Desulfobacter sp. window:
- a CDS encoding CatB-related O-acetyltransferase: MTVLDPTKKYPMVMPDGTNIKTVVHLNQVIDHPRIEIGDFTYFGHLEVLEDYAGFLAPFLFPPSPEKLKIGKFCQIAHGVRFVTSSANHNMSGFSTYPFNNFTMTPETSMEDIQAMFNVPGKKGDTVIGHDVWIGMEAMIMPGVTIGDGAIISARSVVIKDVPPYTIVGGNPAKKIKQRFDDKTIDALLYIQWWDWSPAKVEANINAITSADIEALKNIQNKDI; encoded by the coding sequence ATGACAGTTCTTGATCCTACAAAAAAATATCCGATGGTAATGCCCGATGGGACTAACATTAAAACCGTTGTGCACCTCAATCAGGTGATCGACCACCCTCGTATAGAGATTGGGGACTTCACTTATTTTGGCCATTTGGAGGTGTTGGAAGATTACGCGGGATTTCTTGCTCCTTTTCTTTTTCCGCCCAGCCCTGAAAAGCTGAAGATCGGGAAGTTTTGTCAAATCGCTCATGGTGTGCGCTTTGTCACCAGTTCGGCCAATCATAACATGTCCGGCTTTTCGACCTATCCTTTTAACAATTTCACCATGACGCCGGAAACCTCTATGGAGGATATTCAGGCGATGTTCAATGTGCCCGGTAAAAAAGGCGATACCGTTATCGGCCATGATGTCTGGATCGGTATGGAGGCAATGATTATGCCTGGCGTTACGATTGGTGATGGCGCAATTATTAGCGCAAGATCCGTAGTGATAAAAGATGTGCCCCCCTATACGATTGTTGGCGGTAATCCGGCAAAAAAGATAAAGCAGCGTTTTGATGATAAAACCATTGACGCTTTGCTGTATATTCAATGGTGGGACTGGTCGCCTGCAAAAGTAGAAGCGAATATTAACGCGATTACGAGTGCGGATATTGAAGCGCTCAAGAATATTCAAAACAAGGACATCTAA
- a CDS encoding methyltransferase domain-containing protein encodes MIHADKNTVCESYDKIADWFDELRTRDLIERPYLEALIEMLKQSSLILDLGCGTGEPILRFLSQSNYRITGVDGSRIMLGKAIKRFPEMEFYSRSYAQYSL; translated from the coding sequence TTGATACACGCAGACAAAAATACCGTTTGCGAAAGCTATGATAAAATTGCCGATTGGTTTGATGAGCTCCGCACACGCGACTTGATTGAAAGGCCGTATCTTGAGGCTTTAATTGAAATGTTAAAACAGAGTTCGCTTATTCTTGATTTGGGATGCGGAACTGGAGAGCCTATTTTACGGTTTTTGTCTCAATCAAATTACCGCATAACAGGCGTAGACGGTAGCAGGATTATGCTGGGTAAAGCGATCAAGCGGTTTCCAGAAATGGAATTTTATTCTCGAAGCTATGCGCAATATTCACTTTGA
- a CDS encoding class I SAM-dependent methyltransferase, which translates to MRNIHFDKKFDATIAWHSFYHLPPEDQRQMFDVFAGHMNPGGFLLFTSGAEEGECWSNNNGEDLYHGSLGIEEYKRLLSAHKFHIVRHVQKDPECGGQRFGWHGINRMGI; encoded by the coding sequence ATGCGCAATATTCACTTTGATAAAAAGTTTGATGCGACTATTGCCTGGCATAGTTTCTATCACCTGCCGCCCGAAGATCAAAGACAGATGTTTGACGTATTCGCCGGACACATGAATCCCGGCGGCTTTCTTTTATTCACATCGGGCGCAGAAGAGGGTGAATGTTGGAGCAATAATAACGGTGAAGATTTATATCATGGTTCTTTGGGTATAGAGGAATATAAACGTCTTTTGAGTGCGCATAAATTTCATATTGTCCGTCATGTACAAAAAGATCCTGAATGTGGAGGGCAACGGTTTGGCTGGCATGGTATCAACCGGATGGGTATATGA
- a CDS encoding glycosyltransferase: MNILILTYGSRGDVQPYLALGKGLQKAGHTVTLGTSVRFQDFVESHGIDYTYMNDDLLSVIDTDEGKDLLEKGSNFFEMVRRGLKVAKKIKPTQRALLKESWQAARNTKPDFLLFHSKCAGAPHIAERLGIGCALVTPIPMFVPTQETCFPIFPDLRLGGWYNRGTYSFIRSVTNKVWNGYIKDFREYLVLPPIRKYDFLKKADGQDIPVIHAHSETVVPRPFDWPESAHVTGYFFLDAREEWKPPQDLQDFLDADDPPVYIGFGSMAGRNPERLAGVVVKALQKANLRGVIATGWGGLKAEDLPDTIFKIEHAPHDWLFPKMAAVVHHGGAGTTAAGLRAGKPSIIIPFFGDQPFWGKRVYKLCAGPEPIPQRKLNANSLASAMKEAVTNQSIVDRAEKIGQAIKHGNGVAKAIALIEKLYENSMVM, from the coding sequence ATGAACATCTTAATCCTTACTTACGGATCACGCGGTGATGTGCAGCCCTATCTTGCGTTGGGTAAGGGGCTGCAAAAAGCTGGCCACACAGTTACACTTGGCACCAGTGTACGTTTTCAGGATTTTGTTGAAAGTCACGGTATAGATTATACCTATATGAATGATGATTTGCTGTCCGTAATTGATACAGATGAGGGCAAGGATTTGTTGGAAAAAGGCAGCAATTTTTTTGAAATGGTGCGGCGGGGGCTTAAAGTTGCCAAGAAAATCAAGCCAACGCAGCGGGCGTTGCTCAAAGAAAGCTGGCAGGCGGCGCGAAATACGAAGCCGGACTTTCTCCTTTTTCATTCCAAGTGTGCCGGTGCGCCGCATATTGCCGAAAGACTGGGTATAGGTTGCGCTTTAGTGACACCGATTCCAATGTTTGTGCCCACGCAGGAAACATGCTTTCCCATTTTCCCTGATCTTCGGTTAGGCGGGTGGTATAATCGCGGGACTTATAGCTTTATCAGGTCTGTCACCAACAAGGTTTGGAACGGCTATATTAAGGATTTCAGAGAGTATCTGGTGCTTCCCCCCATTCGCAAATATGATTTTCTGAAAAAAGCTGATGGACAGGATATCCCGGTCATTCATGCGCACAGTGAAACGGTTGTGCCGCGTCCCTTTGATTGGCCGGAGAGTGCCCATGTCACAGGGTATTTTTTTTTGGATGCGCGGGAAGAATGGAAACCACCCCAAGATTTGCAAGATTTTCTGGATGCGGACGATCCGCCTGTATATATCGGTTTTGGCTCTATGGCAGGCCGTAATCCGGAACGGTTGGCGGGTGTGGTTGTTAAAGCCCTGCAAAAAGCCAATTTGCGCGGCGTTATTGCGACGGGCTGGGGCGGGTTAAAAGCCGAAGATTTGCCCGATACAATCTTTAAAATTGAGCATGCGCCGCATGACTGGCTGTTTCCGAAAATGGCGGCTGTGGTTCATCATGGCGGGGCTGGAACCACCGCTGCGGGCTTGCGCGCTGGAAAGCCGAGCATTATCATCCCCTTCTTTGGCGATCAGCCTTTTTGGGGTAAACGTGTATATAAATTGTGTGCGGGACCTGAGCCGATACCGCAAAGAAAACTGAATGCAAACTCTTTGGCCTCTGCCATGAAGGAGGCCGTCACGAATCAGAGCATAGTTGATAGGGCTGAAAAAATCGGCCAGGCCATAAAGCACGGGAACGGAGTTGCGAAAGCCATAGCCTTGATTGAAAAACTCTATGAGAACAGTATGGTAATGTAA
- a CDS encoding transposase, giving the protein MARMARAVAPGFPHHITQRGNRRQQTFFSDQDFKAYLALMAEWCENYRVEIWAYCLMPNHIHLIAVPDTKDGLNLAVGEAHRRYTRMINFREGCISGDSIRIN; this is encoded by the coding sequence ATGGCACGAATGGCGAGAGCAGTGGCGCCGGGTTTTCCCCATCATATTACACAAAGGGGAAATAGAAGGCAGCAGACATTTTTCAGCGATCAGGACTTTAAAGCCTATCTGGCTTTAATGGCGGAATGGTGTGAAAACTATAGGGTTGAGATATGGGCCTATTGCCTGATGCCCAATCACATTCATCTTATCGCAGTTCCTGACACCAAAGATGGATTAAATTTGGCCGTCGGGGAGGCTCATCGACGATATACGAGAATGATCAATTTCAGGGAAGGCTGTATTTCCGGGGACAGTATACGTATTAACTGA
- a CDS encoding glycosyltransferase, with protein MLICQVSPWLLYRKVLQVSAVHVYLTYPFVLSWSMLEAMACGCLVIGSATLPVEEVLQEGKNGLVVDFFDTQAIAEKVTAALVAPEQFSDIRMQASRDIRDRYSRQAGLELYRDLITPGICLPGEETEISRMGFYPKNMLPN; from the coding sequence GTGCTGATATGTCAGGTCAGCCCGTGGCTGTTATACCGGAAAGTGCTCCAGGTCTCGGCCGTCCATGTCTACCTGACCTATCCCTTTGTACTTTCCTGGTCCATGCTGGAAGCCATGGCTTGCGGTTGCCTTGTGATCGGTTCTGCCACCCTCCCTGTGGAAGAGGTGTTGCAGGAGGGAAAAAACGGCCTGGTGGTGGATTTTTTTGATACGCAGGCCATTGCCGAAAAAGTGACGGCGGCTTTGGTTGCGCCTGAACAATTTTCAGATATCCGGATGCAGGCCTCCCGGGATATTCGGGACAGGTATAGCCGCCAGGCCGGGCTTGAACTTTACCGGGATTTGATAACTCCCGGTATTTGTTTACCAGGTGAAGAAACAGAAATATCACGAATGGGATTTTACCCGAAAAATATGCTGCCAAATTAA
- a CDS encoding HD domain-containing phosphohydrolase — MSEKNKINTVSIRLTVLSVFIIITGLTAAIALGLQYYFSGNLARTAAGDSFRSMSEKVGQQMNALDNCSANLVDVLGNYHTLATFPDPEKERHALALLGAAMKNNPSIYALYVGYPNGDFFELINLESGKDVRKSFQATPQDSWVLVKITSLAGNRSKTSVYLDPAFKVRAERREETDYDPRKRPWFTAALASGQMIKTPPYFFSLLKAPGVTYAKHVKDGQRVVAVDISLAGLSEFLQRQRFIPDTQAFIFDTTGEILARASRTAARSQHKKSNRIKLTDEQKAFITAHPTIKASNEMDWPPFDFAVSGEPKGYSVDMLNLLAEKTGLQVEYVNGFSWRELVALFQKGDLDLLHSLLKNDDREKMGVFSAPYIPMPQTFAVKKGNPIPRSLNELKNKTLAIPKGWATDTFLTKKHPGLKRLYVATPLDALGAVSDGTAYATLDSEPVLRYLVAAHFFDDLNIGGRPKALNGNGDMGLHFLVRPEKELLAAMLNSALAAVTPQEKRRLESKWFGTGDIPAATHTDMHTVPHQQLLNIASTAGLEGNLQPMTINGREYFGYASRIKTTYGSNEFLGLLVPVDPVVQPYMKKVLFSLLFTVGTLLLLTPVVWYAASIIVNPINALAQESQKVKQRRYEEVGMVKSNITEIYGLSRSMVSMASSIKDYEESLKELMDSFIRLIAVAIDQKSPYTGGHCARVPVLSTMLAEAANTAKDKPFSNFSFKTREEWREFRTAAWLHDCGKVTMPEYIGDKATKLETIYNRIHEVRMRFEVLLRDAEIDYWRGMAKGEDEARLSQALSARQKELEENFEFIAGCNVGGEFMDETQVERVKKIAQETWERRLDDRLGMGQIELLRYPEKAPALPCREPLLADRPEHIIERPEGDAVCTAKAWCSMEVPEHLYNLGEIYNLCISRGTLTPEDRYKINEHIITTITMLETLPYPENMKKIPEYAGVHHETLIGTGYPRKLKGDQIGIPGRIIAIADVFEALTASDRPYKKAKPLSESIKILSFMVKDNHLDADLFRLFLESGVYMKYAKEFLAPQQIDEVRIEDYIKDLP; from the coding sequence ATGTCTGAAAAAAATAAAATCAATACGGTCTCAATACGGTTAACCGTGCTTAGTGTATTCATTATAATCACAGGTTTAACCGCAGCCATCGCCCTGGGTTTGCAGTATTATTTCAGCGGGAACCTGGCAAGAACAGCAGCAGGGGACTCCTTTCGGAGCATGTCGGAAAAGGTAGGCCAGCAGATGAACGCCCTGGACAACTGTAGTGCCAACCTGGTCGATGTCCTGGGCAATTATCATACACTTGCCACCTTTCCCGACCCTGAAAAGGAGCGCCACGCCCTTGCCCTTCTCGGGGCGGCCATGAAAAACAACCCCAGTATTTACGCACTCTACGTCGGATACCCCAATGGAGATTTTTTTGAGCTGATCAACCTTGAAAGCGGCAAAGACGTTAGAAAATCATTTCAAGCGACGCCCCAGGACAGTTGGGTACTGGTTAAAATTACCAGCTTGGCGGGGAACCGCAGTAAAACCTCAGTCTATCTGGATCCAGCCTTCAAGGTCCGGGCAGAAAGACGGGAGGAAACCGATTACGACCCCAGAAAGCGCCCCTGGTTCACCGCTGCCCTGGCGTCCGGCCAGATGATCAAAACCCCGCCTTACTTTTTCTCCCTGCTCAAGGCACCGGGCGTCACCTATGCTAAACATGTGAAAGACGGGCAGCGGGTCGTTGCCGTGGATATCTCTCTGGCAGGACTGTCTGAGTTTCTCCAAAGGCAAAGGTTCATACCCGACACCCAGGCCTTTATATTCGATACAACAGGAGAAATCCTTGCCCGGGCATCCCGGACCGCAGCCCGGTCACAGCACAAAAAATCAAACAGAATCAAGTTGACCGATGAGCAGAAGGCTTTTATTACAGCACATCCCACGATCAAAGCGTCCAACGAAATGGACTGGCCGCCCTTTGACTTTGCCGTAAGCGGGGAGCCCAAGGGATATTCGGTGGATATGTTGAACTTGCTGGCGGAAAAAACAGGACTCCAGGTTGAATATGTGAACGGATTTTCCTGGCGCGAACTGGTCGCCCTGTTTCAAAAGGGAGACCTTGATCTGCTGCACTCCCTGCTGAAAAATGACGACCGGGAAAAAATGGGCGTATTCTCGGCTCCCTACATCCCAATGCCCCAGACCTTCGCTGTAAAAAAAGGGAATCCGATCCCCCGATCCCTGAACGAACTCAAGAACAAAACCCTGGCTATTCCCAAAGGGTGGGCAACCGACACCTTTTTGACAAAAAAACACCCCGGGTTAAAGAGGCTGTACGTTGCCACGCCCCTTGATGCTCTGGGAGCCGTGTCCGACGGGACAGCTTACGCGACCCTTGATAGCGAACCGGTCCTGCGCTACCTTGTGGCCGCCCATTTTTTTGATGACCTGAACATCGGCGGCCGCCCAAAAGCGCTGAACGGAAACGGGGATATGGGACTCCACTTCCTGGTACGGCCCGAGAAAGAACTTCTGGCAGCAATGTTGAACAGTGCCCTGGCAGCCGTAACACCCCAAGAAAAAAGGCGTCTGGAAAGCAAATGGTTCGGAACGGGGGATATTCCGGCAGCGACCCATACGGACATGCATACGGTACCCCACCAGCAGCTCTTAAACATCGCCTCAACCGCAGGTTTGGAAGGGAATCTGCAACCCATGACCATCAATGGGCGGGAATATTTCGGCTATGCCTCCCGGATCAAAACAACATACGGGTCCAATGAATTTTTAGGCCTGCTCGTCCCGGTTGATCCAGTCGTACAGCCATACATGAAAAAGGTCCTGTTCTCCCTTTTATTCACGGTGGGCACCCTTCTGCTCCTGACCCCTGTTGTCTGGTACGCAGCCTCAATTATCGTCAATCCCATCAACGCCCTGGCCCAGGAAAGTCAAAAAGTCAAGCAGCGGCGTTACGAAGAGGTGGGCATGGTCAAGAGCAACATCACCGAGATTTACGGCCTGTCCAGATCCATGGTTTCAATGGCCTCGTCCATCAAGGACTACGAAGAATCATTAAAGGAACTGATGGATTCCTTTATCCGGCTGATCGCCGTGGCCATCGACCAGAAGTCCCCTTATACCGGTGGCCACTGCGCCCGGGTACCGGTGCTGTCGACCATGCTGGCCGAAGCGGCCAACACCGCCAAAGACAAGCCTTTTTCCAATTTTTCCTTTAAAACCAGGGAAGAGTGGCGCGAGTTCCGGACCGCCGCCTGGCTCCATGACTGCGGCAAGGTGACCATGCCCGAGTACATCGGAGACAAGGCGACCAAGCTGGAGACCATATACAACCGGATTCATGAGGTCCGTATGCGGTTTGAAGTTCTCCTGCGCGACGCAGAGATCGACTACTGGCGCGGCATGGCCAAAGGAGAAGACGAGGCGCGTCTGTCACAGGCGTTATCGGCCCGGCAAAAAGAGCTCGAGGAGAACTTTGAATTTATTGCCGGGTGTAATGTGGGAGGCGAATTTATGGACGAAACCCAGGTCGAGCGGGTGAAAAAAATCGCCCAAGAGACCTGGGAACGCCGTCTGGATGACCGCCTGGGCATGGGTCAGATAGAACTTCTGCGCTATCCTGAAAAGGCCCCTGCCCTGCCCTGCCGGGAGCCGCTTCTTGCCGACCGCCCGGAACACATCATCGAGCGCCCTGAAGGCGACGCTGTGTGCACGGCCAAAGCCTGGTGCAGCATGGAGGTGCCCGAGCACCTGTACAATCTGGGAGAGATATATAACCTGTGCATCTCCCGGGGAACCCTGACCCCAGAGGACCGCTACAAAATCAACGAACATATCATAACGACCATCACCATGCTGGAAACCCTGCCCTATCCTGAAAACATGAAAAAAATTCCGGAGTATGCCGGTGTGCATCACGAAACCCTCATCGGTACAGGTTACCCGCGCAAGCTTAAAGGCGACCAGATTGGGATTCCCGGACGGATCATTGCCATCGCCGACGTATTCGAAGCCCTGACCGCTTCGGACCGGCCGTACAAAAAGGCCAAGCCCCTAAGCGAATCCATAAAAATCTTAAGTTTCATGGTGAAGGACAATCACCTGGATGCAGACCTGTTCAGGCTGTTTCTTGAAAGCGGGGTGTATATGAAATACGCTAAAGAGTTCCTTGCCCCCCAACAAATCGATGAGGTCCGCATCGAAGACTACATCAAGGACCTCCCCTGA
- a CDS encoding PilZ domain-containing protein, which translates to MTTLFNFKISEALKSELQKTQEKAGLKQEDFISAMLARFKESQADIDIASPIYKELAKVKQIFAQGERLVCSLMESAANDKIEAEKKAQEKVGAAGKKIAELEKKIQGLKERNQNHEDKISEQGEIISALQKKADNLKAKKAVWSEKENELNARITELHAEIKESRDLKDEIQAKETIIANRINEISKLERKLVLADQKSESDQALIEDLNNRVDTLQCEISNLEEKLTGAQATVSSKEFALQTETDEIPPSNAEEYDLSTGTVFSIEQDVIDLEGREFKRKSVAFEIDILVGDRLIKTNMKNISAGGVLLKTKESIEKDKKAKMVFSIPGVEKPFKLEGRVVRSTESGIAIKFDEVSPDFQSLLNEKIWHPLNE; encoded by the coding sequence ATGACGACACTATTCAATTTCAAAATCAGTGAAGCGTTAAAATCCGAACTTCAAAAGACCCAAGAAAAGGCGGGGTTGAAACAGGAAGATTTTATCTCCGCAATGTTGGCGCGTTTTAAAGAGAGCCAGGCAGACATTGATATTGCCTCACCGATATATAAAGAACTGGCTAAGGTAAAACAGATTTTTGCACAGGGTGAACGTCTGGTGTGTAGTTTAATGGAATCAGCTGCCAACGATAAAATAGAAGCTGAAAAAAAAGCCCAAGAAAAGGTGGGCGCTGCGGGGAAGAAAATTGCCGAACTGGAAAAAAAAATTCAAGGTTTAAAAGAACGCAATCAAAACCATGAAGACAAAATTTCAGAACAGGGAGAAATCATCTCGGCGCTTCAAAAGAAAGCAGACAATCTCAAGGCAAAAAAAGCCGTCTGGTCCGAAAAAGAAAATGAACTCAATGCCCGTATAACTGAATTACATGCTGAAATAAAAGAATCTCGGGATTTGAAGGATGAAATCCAGGCAAAGGAGACAATTATTGCGAATCGTATCAATGAAATATCGAAACTGGAACGAAAACTTGTCCTGGCTGATCAAAAATCTGAATCAGATCAAGCCCTCATTGAAGATCTAAACAACCGGGTTGATACCCTGCAATGTGAAATCTCCAACCTGGAAGAAAAATTAACTGGGGCCCAAGCCACTGTTTCTTCAAAAGAATTCGCGCTACAAACAGAAACCGATGAGATTCCGCCCTCAAACGCTGAAGAATATGACCTGTCAACGGGTACGGTATTCTCTATTGAACAAGACGTGATAGATCTTGAGGGTCGGGAATTTAAGCGTAAAAGCGTTGCTTTCGAAATTGATATCCTAGTTGGGGACCGTTTGATTAAGACCAATATGAAAAATATTAGTGCCGGTGGTGTTCTATTGAAAACAAAAGAAAGCATCGAAAAAGATAAAAAGGCCAAAATGGTATTTTCCATACCCGGGGTGGAAAAACCATTCAAACTGGAAGGAAGAGTGGTTCGTTCAACCGAAAGTGGAATTGCGATAAAATTTGATGAAGTTTCTCCTGATTTTCAATCCTTGCTTAATGAGAAAATTTGGCATCCACTCAATGAGTAG
- a CDS encoding L-lactate dehydrogenase (quinone) large subunit LdhH has protein sequence MEQKFKQSIDRAINDTNLTGALGNFSESYKVNRAKAYEGIDFEGLRTTISGRKAYAAEHLDELCATFKANAEKAGAKVFMTKNPADVRDYILKVAKDNDVKTVVKSKSMATEEIHLNAHLEKAGISVGETDLGEWIIQLAGQSPSHMVMPAIHLTREEVADIFSKEVDERLSTDIPRLVAVARDELRTKFLKADMGISGANMAVAETGTITIVTNEGNARLVTSLPMIHVAVVGIEKIVEKFSDIVPILRALPRSATAQQLTSYVTMITGRTPNEDGSMKDLHIVLMDNRRSEMAADPKFKQAMQCIRCASCLNVCPIFRLVGGHVFGKVYTGGIGTILTAWYDQLQSAEDIQGLCIQCGACKDVCPGKIDIPALIMEIRRRLVEKQGIPVVAKSIYKVVNNRRLFHSMLRTASVAGKPFAKGKFIRHLPLFLSDLTKDRSLPAIAAKPFRDVFKTIKQPECREKVVFYAGCLIDFAYPEMGEAVVKILNKAGIEVVFPEKQTCCGAPARYNGAYDVAAQNAEDNINALLENSDATYVISACPTCTVALDREFIETLESVGKHNQIDKAKQLAAKVIDFSTLVKKLVDDGRLTLKEGQQLGKITYHDSCHLKRTLKADQPPRDLLTQSGYELTEMFECDTCCGMGGSYSLKLPQISGSILARKLTNIKAAESGIVAMDCPGCVMQIRGGLDQDGAAIKAHHTAELMVGQFK, from the coding sequence ATGGAACAAAAATTCAAACAATCCATAGACCGGGCCATCAACGACACCAACCTGACCGGCGCGCTGGGTAATTTTTCGGAAAGCTATAAGGTCAACCGGGCCAAGGCATACGAAGGCATTGATTTTGAAGGCCTTCGTACAACCATTTCCGGGCGCAAAGCCTATGCGGCCGAGCATTTGGACGAACTGTGCGCCACGTTCAAGGCCAATGCCGAAAAAGCCGGGGCCAAGGTCTTCATGACCAAAAACCCGGCGGATGTGCGCGATTATATTTTAAAAGTTGCCAAGGACAATGACGTTAAAACCGTGGTGAAATCCAAATCCATGGCCACCGAAGAGATCCACCTGAACGCGCATCTGGAAAAGGCCGGAATCAGCGTAGGCGAAACCGATCTGGGCGAATGGATCATCCAGCTTGCCGGGCAGAGCCCCTCGCACATGGTTATGCCGGCCATTCACCTGACCCGCGAAGAGGTGGCTGACATTTTCAGCAAGGAAGTTGACGAACGACTCTCCACGGACATTCCCCGCCTGGTCGCCGTGGCCAGGGACGAACTGCGCACCAAATTTCTCAAGGCCGACATGGGCATCTCCGGCGCCAACATGGCCGTGGCCGAGACCGGTACGATCACCATCGTCACCAACGAGGGCAATGCCCGGCTGGTCACCTCACTGCCTATGATCCATGTGGCCGTTGTCGGCATTGAAAAAATTGTGGAAAAATTTTCCGACATCGTTCCCATTCTCCGGGCCCTGCCCCGCAGCGCCACCGCACAGCAGCTGACCAGCTATGTCACCATGATTACCGGTAGGACACCCAACGAAGACGGTTCCATGAAAGACCTTCACATTGTGCTCATGGACAACCGCCGGTCCGAGATGGCCGCCGATCCCAAATTCAAGCAGGCCATGCAGTGCATCCGCTGCGCCTCCTGCCTGAATGTCTGCCCGATTTTCCGCCTTGTGGGCGGACACGTCTTCGGCAAGGTTTACACAGGCGGTATCGGCACCATTCTGACGGCCTGGTACGATCAACTTCAAAGCGCCGAAGATATCCAGGGACTGTGTATCCAGTGCGGGGCGTGCAAGGATGTCTGTCCTGGCAAAATCGACATTCCCGCATTGATCATGGAGATACGCAGACGCCTGGTCGAAAAGCAGGGGATCCCCGTTGTGGCCAAATCCATCTACAAGGTGGTCAACAACCGCCGCCTGTTTCACAGTATGCTGCGCACGGCGTCAGTTGCCGGCAAACCCTTTGCCAAAGGCAAATTCATCCGCCATCTGCCCCTTTTTCTCTCGGATCTAACCAAAGACCGCAGTCTGCCTGCCATTGCCGCTAAACCGTTCCGCGATGTTTTCAAAACCATTAAACAGCCTGAATGCCGGGAAAAAGTCGTATTTTACGCCGGATGCCTGATCGATTTTGCCTACCCTGAGATGGGGGAAGCCGTGGTCAAGATCCTTAACAAGGCCGGCATTGAAGTGGTTTTTCCGGAAAAGCAAACCTGCTGCGGCGCACCGGCCCGCTACAACGGGGCCTATGACGTTGCCGCCCAAAATGCCGAGGATAATATCAACGCACTCCTGGAAAACAGCGATGCAACGTATGTCATATCCGCCTGCCCGACCTGCACGGTGGCCCTGGACCGGGAATTCATAGAGACCCTTGAATCCGTCGGTAAACACAATCAAATAGACAAAGCCAAACAGCTTGCCGCAAAAGTCATTGATTTTTCAACCCTGGTAAAAAAGCTGGTTGATGACGGTCGCCTGACCTTAAAAGAGGGGCAGCAATTAGGCAAAATCACCTATCATGACTCCTGTCACCTCAAACGCACTTTGAAAGCGGACCAGCCGCCGCGTGATCTGCTCACCCAAAGCGGTTATGAATTGACGGAAATGTTCGAATGTGACACCTGCTGCGGCATGGGGGGCTCCTACTCCCTGAAACTGCCCCAAATTTCAGGTTCGATTCTGGCCCGAAAACTCACCAATATAAAAGCCGCCGAATCCGGCATAGTGGCCATGGACTGCCCCGGTTGCGTCATGCAGATCAGGGGAGGATTGGATCAGGATGGTGCGGCTATCAAAGCCCATCATACTGCGGAACTGATGGTCGGACAGTTCAAATAA
- a CDS encoding lactate utilization protein, protein MYDQFKSNAENVSAEVFRFPTRGAALDFIMEIMKQEQVGDTPGYYAAVADCPFFKHVDKDLLLQIHGFSFDISRERAANARIGISQVDWALADTGTLVQDATSIDKRLVSTLPEIHIALLPSNGLLPDMAALLDKLSPQEMNYISMITGPSRTADIERVLTIGVHGPKRLIIIVIDDLGGNN, encoded by the coding sequence ATGTACGATCAATTCAAGTCCAATGCGGAAAATGTAAGCGCGGAGGTATTCCGTTTTCCCACCCGCGGGGCCGCCCTGGATTTCATTATGGAGATTATGAAACAAGAACAGGTCGGCGACACCCCCGGTTATTATGCGGCCGTGGCGGACTGTCCGTTTTTTAAACATGTAGATAAAGATCTGCTGCTCCAGATCCACGGATTCTCATTTGACATCAGCCGTGAACGGGCTGCCAACGCCCGTATCGGTATCAGCCAGGTTGACTGGGCCCTGGCGGATACCGGGACACTGGTGCAGGATGCCACGTCCATTGATAAACGGCTGGTCTCCACCCTGCCTGAAATTCACATCGCCCTTCTCCCCTCAAATGGTCTGCTTCCGGATATGGCCGCGTTACTCGACAAATTGAGCCCGCAAGAGATGAACTATATTTCCATGATTACCGGTCCCAGCCGGACTGCCGACATCGAACGGGTCCTGACCATTGGCGTCCACGGCCCCAAACGATTGATAATTATTGTGATAGACGACCTGGGAGGTAACAACTGA